In a genomic window of Microterricola viridarii:
- a CDS encoding carbohydrate ABC transporter permease, with protein MSSTVATAPEKAAQKDRQVAKPRRRLPTPYLLLIPSVVILLIGMGYPLIWQTITSFQKFGLSQQFGQPAPFVGFENYLSLATNPDMWGVVVRSLVFMAVTAFITLAIGLLLAVLMTAVGKVVRLTLQISLLLAWAMPVVAAMTVWIWLFDRRRGVVNYLLDMIPGVEMNRFAWLENPFTFFMVACIIVVWMSVPFVAFSVYAGLTQVSDEVLEAAQLDGASAWQRLSFIIMPMIRPVIAIVLLLQLIWDLRVFTQITMLQDAGSRAAEFDLLGTYIYKLGAGSQDFGMASAVSIFVLLLTVAISWYYVRSLLKEDEQS; from the coding sequence ATGAGCTCAACCGTCGCCACCGCTCCGGAGAAGGCCGCGCAGAAGGATCGCCAGGTCGCCAAACCCCGGCGCCGCCTGCCAACGCCCTACCTGCTCCTCATCCCATCCGTCGTCATCCTCCTCATCGGCATGGGCTACCCGCTCATCTGGCAGACCATCACGTCCTTCCAGAAGTTCGGCCTGTCCCAGCAGTTCGGCCAGCCGGCGCCGTTCGTCGGGTTCGAGAACTACCTCTCCCTGGCGACCAACCCCGACATGTGGGGCGTCGTCGTGCGCTCGCTCGTGTTCATGGCCGTCACCGCCTTCATCACCCTCGCGATCGGCCTGCTGCTGGCGGTGCTGATGACCGCCGTCGGCAAGGTCGTGCGCCTCACGCTGCAGATCTCGCTGCTGCTGGCCTGGGCCATGCCCGTCGTCGCCGCGATGACCGTGTGGATCTGGCTGTTCGACCGCCGCCGCGGCGTCGTCAACTACCTGCTCGACATGATTCCCGGCGTGGAGATGAACCGCTTCGCCTGGCTCGAGAACCCCTTCACCTTCTTCATGGTCGCCTGCATCATCGTCGTCTGGATGTCTGTGCCCTTCGTCGCCTTCTCGGTGTACGCCGGCCTCACCCAGGTCTCCGACGAGGTGCTCGAGGCGGCCCAGCTCGACGGCGCCAGCGCCTGGCAGCGCCTGAGCTTCATCATCATGCCGATGATCCGCCCCGTGATCGCCATCGTGCTGCTGCTGCAGCTCATCTGGGACCTGCGGGTGTTCACCCAGATCACGATGCTGCAGGATGCCGGCTCGCGCGCCGCCGAGTTCGACCTGCTCGGCACCTACATCTACAAGCTCGGCGCCGGCTCGCAGGACTTCGGCATGGCCTCCGCCGTCTCCATCTTCGTGCTCCTGCTCACCGTCGCGATCAGCTGGTACTACGTGCGTAGCCTTCTCAAGGAGGACGAACAGTCATGA
- a CDS encoding carbohydrate ABC transporter permease gives MTTATTPNQTQLLTTGQTGRAAKARTRRPLRVSRVIYSVLAIVIALGWVFPVYWMINSSLLPNRTLQSFIPTFFPVNGSLNNYANTLADGTFFSALGISLSVTLIAVFFCLLFAFLAAVAISRFRFKGRKRFVLAVLIVQMLPAEGLFIAQYKMVASVGLLNSVIGLSVIYTAAVVPFTIWMLRGFVAGIPADLEEAAMVDGLSRTQAFLRITFPLLAPGLVASGVFAFLQAWNEFTVALVLLPAEAMQTLPLWLRGFIQASATRETDWGQVMAASTLVAVPVIIFFLIVQGRMTSGLVSGAVKG, from the coding sequence ATGACCACCGCAACCACTCCCAACCAGACGCAGCTCCTGACCACCGGTCAGACTGGTCGTGCCGCCAAGGCGCGCACCCGCCGCCCGCTCCGCGTCAGCCGTGTGATCTACTCGGTCCTGGCCATCGTGATCGCCCTCGGCTGGGTCTTCCCGGTCTACTGGATGATCAACTCCTCGCTGCTGCCCAACCGCACGCTGCAGTCCTTCATCCCGACGTTCTTCCCGGTCAACGGCTCGCTGAACAACTACGCCAACACGCTCGCTGACGGCACGTTCTTCTCCGCCCTCGGCATCAGCCTCTCGGTCACCCTCATCGCGGTGTTCTTCTGCCTGCTCTTCGCCTTCCTCGCCGCCGTGGCCATCAGCCGCTTCCGGTTCAAGGGGCGCAAGAGGTTCGTCCTCGCCGTGCTCATCGTGCAGATGCTGCCGGCCGAGGGCCTGTTCATCGCGCAGTACAAGATGGTGGCCAGCGTCGGGCTGCTGAACTCGGTCATCGGGCTCAGCGTCATCTACACGGCCGCTGTTGTGCCGTTCACGATCTGGATGCTGCGCGGCTTCGTCGCCGGCATCCCGGCCGACCTCGAAGAGGCCGCCATGGTCGACGGCCTGAGCCGCACCCAGGCCTTCCTGCGCATCACCTTCCCGCTGCTGGCCCCCGGGCTCGTGGCATCCGGTGTCTTCGCCTTCCTGCAGGCGTGGAACGAGTTCACCGTCGCGCTGGTGCTGCTGCCGGCCGAGGCGATGCAGACGCTGCCGCTCTGGCTGCGCGGCTTCATCCAGGCCAGCGCCACCCGGGAGACCGACTGGGGCCAGGTCATGGCCGCATCGACTCTCGTGGCCGTGCCCGTCATCATCTTCTTCCTCATCGTCCAGGGCCGCATGACCAGCGGACTCGTCAGCGGAGCGGTCAAGGGATGA